A single Acidaminococcus sp. DNA region contains:
- a CDS encoding restriction endonuclease subunit S, translating into MYRYKRFINSEEAWLPQIPEHWGFRKIKYSFNERNEKNHPEAPLLVASQNMGVVPKDVYGQRTVVAQTNLETLKFVHTGDYVISLRSFQGGIEYAYYQGIISPAYTVMNPKNDFKSRYYTYLFKSKPFIALLQTCVTGIREGQNIDYRKLKNHYIPVPPLSEQNQIVRFLDWKVSEINKLVNIYIKEITDLEKIKNQIILKAITGGLHKNTPTTDSGNTWIGKIPKEWKTAQIRRVANVTLGKMLAPVPSSNLDTYEEYICAKDVHFGKVNLTNLKKMWFSPSDKRAYQIQAGDLLIVEGGAGAGNAAVVESTANKRLYIQNSIHIVRPIKNRISTKFLCFWMQTLVNLGYMKYICSVATIPHFTKDKVLSTVMPLPPIEEQLEIVKYLESLTNKIDNLSLNKREQISCLNELKSTTISDVITGKVDIRDIIIPQYEHFDDVVDENFKENIEDMSDVDKEE; encoded by the coding sequence ATGTATCGATATAAAAGGTTTATAAATTCCGAGGAAGCTTGGCTGCCTCAGATTCCAGAACATTGGGGATTCAGAAAAATAAAATATTCCTTCAATGAGAGAAACGAGAAAAATCATCCTGAAGCACCATTACTCGTTGCATCTCAAAATATGGGTGTTGTTCCTAAAGACGTATACGGACAACGAACAGTTGTTGCGCAGACAAATTTAGAAACATTGAAGTTTGTTCATACTGGAGATTATGTTATTAGTCTGAGATCTTTTCAAGGAGGTATTGAATACGCATACTATCAGGGAATAATTAGTCCTGCTTATACAGTGATGAACCCCAAAAATGACTTCAAGAGCAGATATTATACTTATTTATTTAAGTCAAAACCTTTTATCGCATTATTGCAAACCTGCGTGACGGGAATTAGAGAAGGTCAGAATATCGATTACAGGAAATTAAAAAACCATTATATTCCCGTTCCACCACTCTCCGAACAGAATCAGATAGTTCGTTTTCTTGATTGGAAAGTTTCGGAAATTAATAAATTAGTCAATATATATATAAAAGAAATTACAGACTTAGAAAAAATTAAAAATCAAATTATTTTAAAGGCCATCACGGGTGGACTCCACAAAAATACTCCTACGACTGATAGTGGAAACACATGGATTGGAAAAATTCCAAAGGAATGGAAGACTGCACAAATAAGAAGAGTTGCTAATGTTACTCTTGGAAAGATGCTAGCTCCTGTTCCATCTTCTAACTTAGACACGTATGAAGAATATATTTGCGCGAAAGACGTCCATTTCGGTAAAGTTAATTTAACCAACTTAAAAAAGATGTGGTTTTCTCCTTCTGATAAAAGAGCATATCAAATACAAGCAGGCGATTTGCTAATTGTGGAAGGAGGGGCTGGTGCTGGAAATGCAGCAGTAGTAGAATCTACAGCAAATAAAAGGTTATATATCCAAAATTCTATCCACATTGTGAGACCCATTAAAAATCGTATTTCTACTAAATTTCTATGTTTTTGGATGCAAACTTTAGTAAACCTTGGTTATATGAAATATATTTGCAGCGTAGCTACGATTCCACATTTTACAAAAGACAAAGTGTTATCAACTGTGATGCCTTTGCCGCCGATTGAAGAACAGTTAGAGATAGTCAAATATCTTGAGTCTTTAACAAATAAAATTGATAATTTGAGTCTCAATAAGCGTGAACAGATTTCTTGTTTAAATGAACTAAAATCTACAACCATCTCCGATGTAATCACTGGAAAAGTTGACATTAGAGATATTATCATTCCCCAATATGAACACTTTGATGATGTAGTAGATGAGAATTTTAAAGAAAATATCGAAGACATGTCCGATGTTGATAAGGAGGAATGA
- a CDS encoding DEAD/DEAH box helicase family protein — MAFTDKSEKGFETLIVNSLVNDNGYEEGTNNDYNKEYAVDETRLFRFLNDTQPREMTKLRVNQSDQKKQQFLNRLSGEITKRGVVDVLRNGVKVYPADLIMFYVTPTENNEEAKKMFKKNIFSVTRQLEYSSDKSNLALDLSIFINGLPVLTIELKNHLTGQDTADAIEQYKTDRSPKDLLFSFKRCAVHFAVDDQTIAFCTKLAGKNSWFLPFNKGYNDGAGNPPNPEGIMTDYLWKDILTKEKLSRIIENYAQVVVEENPKTKKKTVKQIWPRYHQLDCVEKLLADVKKNGVGHRYLIQHSAGSGKSNSIAWLAHQLTGLQNADGHPMFDSVLVVTNRRILDKQIKDTVKQFAQVKSTLAWAKHSGDLKKAIADKKRIIITTVEKFPFISQEMGEEHTGNHFAIIIDEAHSGQSGKDAANMNIAISGGLSNKNEDIEDKINEMVEGRKMAKNASYFAFTATPKNKTEEVFGTPYEEDGVIKHRPFHVYTMKQAIQEGFILDVLKNYVTIDSWYKIAKKVENDPQFDKKRAQKKLRAFVEGHPDVVAKKAAIIVEHFHEQIINKHKLNGKSRAMVVTASIPRCIEYYYAINKCLADRHSPYKTIIAFSGDYKYNGMEPALTSADMNGFSDKEIPDKLEEDPYRILVVADMFQTGFDEPLLQTMYVDKPLYDVAAVQTLSRLNRACPGKDEVYVLDFANKTEDIEKAFSRFYRTTILSGETDPNKLYDLIKIMEDLQVYSSEDVNKIVELFLNGAARDRLDPILDPCVATYKQLEVDDQIQFKSAAKAFIRTYGFLGSILPYGNVEWEKLSIFLTLLVPKLPSPKQDDLTKGILSAINLESYRNQEQQAIAIKLEDEDSTISPVPTGGEVHIVNPELSPLSKIVSEFNDLFGNIQWDDKDNVAEQIRRIPVMVSQNESYRHAMKNSDEQEARTESESALQKVMFSIMKDNVELMKQYMDNPRFKKWLEDMVFNLTYNKEGKPYELPQDSNSNQ; from the coding sequence ATGGCCTTCACTGATAAGAGTGAAAAGGGATTTGAAACTTTGATTGTGAATAGTCTGGTTAATGACAATGGGTATGAAGAAGGAACCAACAACGATTACAATAAAGAATACGCTGTTGATGAAACTCGTCTCTTTCGGTTTTTGAACGATACACAGCCAAGAGAAATGACCAAGCTTCGGGTCAATCAAAGTGACCAAAAGAAGCAGCAATTTCTGAACCGCTTGTCTGGAGAAATTACAAAGCGCGGCGTCGTAGACGTACTTCGTAATGGCGTGAAGGTCTATCCTGCCGACCTTATTATGTTTTATGTCACCCCGACTGAAAACAATGAGGAAGCCAAAAAGATGTTCAAGAAAAACATCTTTAGTGTCACGAGGCAATTAGAATATTCTTCTGATAAATCAAATTTAGCATTAGATTTGAGTATCTTTATCAATGGTCTTCCTGTATTGACGATAGAGCTAAAGAATCATCTCACAGGGCAGGATACAGCTGATGCTATTGAACAATATAAAACGGACCGCAGCCCTAAAGATCTGCTTTTCTCATTTAAACGGTGTGCTGTTCACTTTGCCGTGGATGATCAAACGATTGCCTTCTGCACAAAACTAGCAGGCAAGAATAGCTGGTTTCTCCCATTCAACAAAGGGTACAACGACGGAGCCGGCAATCCTCCTAACCCTGAAGGCATCATGACGGATTATCTTTGGAAAGACATTTTAACCAAAGAAAAACTGTCCCGCATTATTGAGAACTATGCCCAAGTAGTCGTTGAAGAAAATCCCAAGACGAAAAAGAAAACTGTCAAACAAATATGGCCACGGTATCATCAGCTTGATTGTGTAGAAAAACTGCTTGCGGATGTGAAGAAAAATGGAGTAGGGCATAGATACTTGATTCAGCATAGTGCCGGATCAGGCAAGTCTAATTCTATTGCCTGGCTGGCACACCAGCTTACCGGGTTACAAAATGCTGACGGACATCCTATGTTTGATTCTGTTTTGGTTGTAACCAATCGGCGTATTCTTGATAAACAGATTAAAGATACAGTCAAACAATTTGCGCAGGTAAAGAGTACCTTAGCTTGGGCAAAACATTCTGGTGACTTAAAAAAGGCAATTGCAGATAAAAAGCGGATTATCATTACGACGGTTGAAAAATTTCCTTTTATTTCTCAGGAAATGGGAGAAGAGCATACGGGGAATCACTTTGCCATTATCATTGATGAGGCTCATTCCGGACAGAGCGGTAAAGATGCTGCCAACATGAACATTGCCATTTCTGGCGGTCTTTCTAATAAAAATGAAGATATAGAAGATAAAATCAATGAAATGGTAGAAGGCAGAAAGATGGCAAAAAATGCCAGCTATTTTGCTTTTACTGCTACCCCGAAAAACAAAACAGAAGAAGTCTTTGGAACTCCTTACGAAGAAGATGGTGTGATTAAGCACCGGCCTTTCCATGTGTATACAATGAAACAAGCTATCCAGGAGGGGTTTATCCTGGATGTATTGAAAAATTACGTTACCATAGACAGTTGGTATAAGATTGCCAAAAAGGTCGAAAATGATCCTCAGTTTGATAAAAAACGTGCCCAGAAAAAACTCCGGGCATTCGTAGAGGGTCATCCTGATGTCGTGGCCAAGAAAGCAGCTATCATTGTAGAACACTTCCACGAGCAGATTATCAATAAGCATAAACTGAATGGGAAGTCTCGGGCAATGGTGGTAACGGCCAGTATTCCGCGCTGCATCGAATATTATTATGCCATTAATAAATGCCTGGCAGACCGTCATAGTCCTTATAAGACAATAATTGCTTTTTCAGGAGATTATAAATACAACGGTATGGAACCGGCACTGACTTCTGCTGATATGAATGGATTTTCTGATAAGGAAATTCCTGACAAATTGGAAGAAGATCCGTACCGAATTCTAGTCGTGGCTGATATGTTCCAGACCGGATTCGATGAACCTCTGCTGCAGACCATGTATGTTGATAAGCCGTTATATGATGTGGCAGCCGTACAAACCTTGTCTCGACTGAATCGTGCATGTCCCGGCAAAGACGAAGTGTATGTACTTGACTTTGCCAATAAAACGGAAGATATTGAAAAAGCCTTCTCCAGATTTTACAGGACTACGATTCTTTCCGGAGAAACAGACCCCAATAAGCTCTATGATTTGATTAAAATAATGGAAGACCTGCAAGTTTATAGTTCTGAAGATGTAAATAAGATTGTTGAGCTTTTCTTAAACGGTGCAGCAAGAGATAGACTTGATCCGATTCTTGATCCGTGTGTAGCAACTTACAAGCAGCTCGAAGTAGATGACCAGATTCAATTTAAGAGTGCAGCTAAAGCATTTATTCGTACTTATGGATTTTTAGGATCAATTCTGCCATACGGTAATGTGGAATGGGAGAAACTATCGATATTTCTGACATTGCTTGTTCCCAAACTTCCATCTCCTAAACAGGATGATTTGACCAAAGGAATTTTGTCTGCAATTAATTTGGAGAGTTATCGCAATCAGGAGCAACAAGCAATTGCTATAAAACTTGAAGATGAAGATTCAACTATTTCTCCGGTACCGACCGGCGGGGAGGTTCATATCGTAAACCCTGAACTAAGTCCATTGTCTAAAATTGTAAGCGAGTTCAATGACCTGTTTGGTAATATCCAATGGGATGATAAAGACAATGTAGCCGAGCAGATTCGCCGTATTCCTGTCATGGTTTCACAAAATGAAAGTTACCGGCATGCCATGAAGAATTCCGATGAGCAGGAAGCTCGTACGGAAAGTGAAAGTGCCTTACAAAAGGTAATGTTCAGCATCATGAAAGATAATGTGGAACTCATGAAGCAGTATATGGATAATCCCCGGTTTAAAAAATGGCTGGAGGATATGGTCTTTAACCTGACTTATAATAAAGAGGGGAAACCATATGAACTTCCTCAAGACAGCAATTCCAATCAATGA